In a genomic window of Ipomoea triloba cultivar NCNSP0323 chromosome 3, ASM357664v1:
- the LOC116012359 gene encoding protein phosphatase 2C 51-like, which produces MTQLDYPSMNGLELRRGRPTSDNVAGRVSKRKRKGMGAAEEEEELVVSLSLTMGEKGVTCRSHGLVSLIGRRKEMEDAAAAELGVVVRGGKEYDFFGVYDGHGGSGVAHACRDRLHRLLVEQLEEEEEEIKWEKVMKESFRKMDEEVNSKGAAVATMGSTAVVAMVGPEEVVVANCGDSRAVLSRGGVAVPLSNDHKPDRADELDRIESCGGKVLNWNGHRVLGVLATSRSIGDQYLKPYVIAEPEVIVSKRVETDEFLILGSDGLWDVMSNEAACQVVRRCLSGRMRGLLAPNGSIVIVSENNVFQKKKVSENNDVIAKQSRAAEAAAVLAELAIARGSRDNVSVVIVELRKSNR; this is translated from the exons ATGACTCAGCTAGACTACCCATCTATGAATGGGTTGGAGCTCCGGCGAGGCCGACCGACGTCCGATAATGTCGCCGGCAGAGTCtcgaaaaggaaaaggaaaggaATGGGCGCCgcagaagaagaggaagaattAGTGGTGTCATTATCGTTGACGATGGGTGAGAAGGGAGTCACGTGCAGGTCACATGGGTTAGTATCGTTGATCGGACGTAGGAAGGAAATGGAGgacgcggcggcggcggagctcGGGGTGGTGGTTAGGGGCGGGAAAGAGTACGATTTTTTCGGAGTGTACGATGGTCATGGGGGGTCAGGAGTGGCGCATGCTTGTCGTGACCGGCTGCACCGGTTACTGGTAGAGCagttagaagaagaagaagaggaaatcaAGTGGGAGAAAGTGATGAAAGAAAGCTTTAGGAAGATGGACGAGGAAGTGAACTCGAAAGGGGCGGCGGTGGCGACGATGGGGTCCACTGCGGTGGTGGCGATGGTGGGGCCGGAGGAAGTGGTGGTTGCCAATTGTGGGGATTCCAGAGCTGTGCTGTCACGGGGTGGAGTCGCGGTACCCTTGTCAAATGATCACAAG CCCGACAGAGCAGATGAGCTGGACAGAATCGAAAGTTGCGGGGGGAAAGTACTGAACTGGAATGGGCATAGAGTGTTGGGAGTTCTTGCTACCTCAAGATCCATAG GGGACCAATACCTTAAACCATATGTGATAGCGGAGCCTGAAGTGATAGTGAGCAAGAGAGTGGAGACGGATGAGTTCCTAATACTAGGCAGTGATGGCCTGTGGGACGTTATGTCCAACGAAGCAGCTTGCCAGGTCGTACGAAGATGTTTGAGCGGTCGAATGAGGGGACTATTGGCTCCAAACGGCAGCATTgtaattgtaagtgaaaataatgtttttcaaaaaaaaaaagtaagtgaaaataatgATGTAATCGCGAAACAAAGCCGGGCGGCTGAGGCGGCTGCGGTGCTGGCAGAATTGGCAATCGCCCGGGGAAGTCGCGACAACGTTAGTGTTGTAATTGTTGAATTAAGGAAATCGAATCGTTAG
- the LOC116013813 gene encoding 60S ribosomal protein L31, whose protein sequence is MVEKTKARKEEVVTREYTINLHKRLHGCTFKKKAPNAIKEIRKFAQKAMGTTDVRVDVKLNKHIWSRGIRSVPRRVRVRIARKRNDDEDAKEELYSLVTVSEIPPEGLKGLGTKIIDDEDED, encoded by the coding sequence ATGGTGGAGAAGACGAAAGCTAGAAAAGAGGAGGTTGTTACTAGAGAGTACACAATCAATTTACATAAGCGTCTTCATGGCTGCACATTCAAGAAGAAGGCCCCTAATGCCATCAAGGAGATCAGGAAATTTGCACAGAAAGCTATGGGGACTACAGATGTGAGAGTTGACGTGAAGCTGAACAAGCACATATGGAGCAGAGGAATCCGAAGTGTCCCAAGACGTGTTAGAGTTCGCATTGCTCGCAAGAggaatgatgatgaggacgcaAAGGAGGAGCTCTATTCTCTTGTTACCGTTTCTGAAATCCCACCGGAAGGGTTGAAAGGGCTAGGTACTAAGATCATCGACGATGAGGATGAGGATTAG